One window from the genome of Gloeomargarita sp. SRBZ-1_bins_9 encodes:
- a CDS encoding serine/threonine-protein kinase, with translation MSYCFNPACSRPQNPEGALTCSNCGASLVLVHQGRQYRMKKCLGCGGFGATFLGVEESLPGRPLCVVKQLRPPVENPNDPIYQMAKELFEREAEILGRLGNHPQLASLRDYFTAPPYFYMVQEFVDGPTLQAEVREKGPYEEGAVKQFLRQILPVLQYIHQQGVIHRDIKPANIIRRRTDGVLVLIDFGAVKQVGQIPTDADNELTQFAIGTAGYAPPEQLAMRPVYASDIYALGGTCLYLLTGKSPKELETDPQTGEIRWRQYVRVSDSFAQVLDRMLAVSLKQRYATAGAVLRALDLEPYYDSLVKGRRAAPETETPPPPPAEDGLDSRISRLAAAIRARKARALQAEAGESDGSKLSPVRLREALRQGRKDFAGADFREYDLQGQVMVGCILTEAVLTRANLRECILEEANLSRANLQGANLQRANLHKAYLSFANLQGADLRHADLTEAYLRNANLRDANLCGANLEGALVSAEQLAVARTNWATKLPVGMRRGTWWRL, from the coding sequence GTGAGTTACTGTTTTAATCCGGCCTGTAGCCGTCCCCAAAATCCCGAAGGCGCCTTGACCTGTAGCAACTGCGGGGCCAGCTTGGTCTTGGTGCACCAGGGGCGACAATACCGGATGAAGAAATGTCTGGGGTGTGGGGGCTTTGGGGCAACGTTTTTGGGGGTGGAGGAGAGTTTGCCAGGGCGTCCCTTATGCGTGGTCAAGCAACTGCGCCCGCCGGTGGAAAACCCTAATGACCCCATCTACCAAATGGCCAAGGAGCTATTTGAGCGGGAAGCAGAAATTCTGGGGCGTTTGGGCAATCATCCCCAGTTGGCCAGCCTGCGGGATTACTTTACTGCTCCCCCTTACTTTTACATGGTGCAGGAGTTTGTGGATGGGCCGACGCTACAGGCGGAGGTGCGGGAAAAGGGTCCCTATGAAGAAGGGGCGGTAAAACAATTTCTGCGGCAAATCCTACCGGTGTTGCAGTATATCCACCAGCAGGGGGTGATCCATCGGGACATTAAACCGGCCAATATCATCCGGCGCCGGACCGACGGGGTACTGGTGTTGATTGATTTCGGTGCTGTCAAACAGGTCGGGCAAATTCCCACGGATGCTGATAACGAATTGACCCAGTTTGCGATTGGTACCGCAGGTTATGCTCCCCCTGAGCAATTGGCCATGCGCCCGGTGTATGCCAGTGACATCTACGCCTTAGGGGGGACTTGTCTTTATCTGTTGACTGGCAAATCACCGAAGGAGCTGGAAACGGACCCCCAGACGGGGGAAATTCGCTGGCGTCAGTATGTGCGGGTGAGCGATAGCTTTGCCCAGGTGCTGGACCGGATGCTGGCGGTATCCCTGAAACAGCGCTATGCCACGGCGGGGGCCGTCCTGCGGGCCTTGGACCTGGAGCCCTACTACGACAGTTTGGTCAAAGGCCGACGCGCAGCACCAGAAACGGAGACGCCCCCACCCCCACCGGCGGAGGACGGTTTAGACAGTCGCATCAGTCGTCTGGCGGCAGCCATTCGCGCCCGGAAGGCCCGCGCCCTGCAGGCGGAAGCTGGGGAGTCGGACGGCAGCAAGCTTAGCCCAGTGCGGTTGAGGGAAGCCCTGCGCCAAGGGAGAAAGGACTTTGCTGGCGCTGATTTCCGGGAGTACGATTTGCAGGGCCAGGTGATGGTGGGCTGCATTTTGACTGAGGCCGTCTTGACGAGAGCCAATTTGCGGGAGTGCATCCTGGAGGAGGCCAATTTGAGCCGGGCCAATCTCCAGGGGGCCAATTTGCAACGGGCGAACCTGCACAAGGCCTACCTGAGCTTTGCCAATTTACAGGGGGCGGATTTGCGCCATGCCGATTTGACGGAGGCTTACCTGCGTAACGCTAATTTGCGGGATGCCAATCTCTGCGGGGCGAATTTAGAGGGTGCTCTGGTGTCAGCAGAGCAGTTGGCGGTGGCCCGCACCAACTGGGCGACGAAACTGCCAGTGGGGATGCGCCGAGGCACCTGGTGGCGACTCTAG
- a CDS encoding valine--pyruvate transaminase translates to MINPRLSDFGATMTRLTGVRAIMKDIVETLQARAGEDLINLSAGNPVILPEVEQLWRDCTQNLLASPDYGEVVCRYGASQGYQPLIEAVVADFNQRYGLNLTPRNVLVTPGSQALYFFAANAFGGAGREIVLPLSPDYTGYGGICLVPESLRAVRPALEVDEQAHEFKYRPDFEQLQFDGRTGCVIFSRPCNPTGNVLSEGEVRQIAALAARWEVPVFVDSAYAAPYPALNFTPMTPVFGPNIVHCISLSKAGLPGERVGIAIGDEGVLRVLEGFLTNACIHASRYGQALAAQAIRSGQLAHLAETVIRPHYQHKFAVLAAGLRAELPPDLPWFLHRGEGGVFAWLWLRDLPISDWELYQLLKQAGVIVVPGHTFFPGLREEWPHTRQCVRISLTATVAEIERGVERIAQVVHQVYQRLPVNV, encoded by the coding sequence ATGATCAACCCGCGACTGAGCGATTTTGGCGCCACCATGACCCGGCTAACTGGGGTACGGGCCATTATGAAAGACATCGTGGAAACCTTGCAGGCCCGGGCGGGGGAGGATTTGATCAATCTCAGCGCGGGCAACCCGGTGATCCTGCCGGAAGTGGAGCAACTATGGCGCGACTGTACCCAGAACCTGCTGGCCAGCCCGGACTATGGCGAAGTGGTTTGCCGGTATGGGGCCAGCCAGGGGTATCAACCTTTGATTGAGGCGGTGGTGGCCGATTTCAACCAGCGCTATGGCCTAAACTTGACCCCCCGCAATGTGCTGGTGACGCCGGGTAGCCAAGCCCTGTATTTTTTTGCTGCCAATGCCTTTGGGGGAGCGGGGCGGGAAATCGTTTTGCCCTTGAGTCCTGACTACACTGGGTATGGAGGGATTTGTCTGGTGCCAGAATCCCTGCGGGCGGTGCGACCGGCGCTGGAGGTGGATGAACAGGCCCACGAATTCAAGTACCGCCCCGACTTTGAGCAGCTCCAGTTTGATGGGCGCACCGGCTGTGTGATTTTTTCCCGCCCCTGCAATCCCACCGGCAATGTGTTGTCAGAAGGGGAAGTGCGGCAGATAGCGGCCCTGGCGGCCCGGTGGGAGGTACCGGTATTTGTGGATTCCGCCTACGCTGCGCCCTACCCTGCCTTGAATTTCACCCCCATGACACCAGTGTTTGGCCCCAATATCGTCCACTGCATCAGTCTTTCCAAGGCAGGGTTACCGGGGGAGCGGGTGGGGATTGCCATCGGCGATGAGGGCGTCCTGCGGGTGTTGGAGGGATTTCTCACCAATGCCTGTATTCATGCCTCGCGCTACGGTCAGGCCTTGGCCGCCCAGGCGATCCGTTCCGGTCAACTGGCCCATCTTGCAGAAACAGTGATCCGGCCCCACTACCAGCACAAGTTTGCGGTCCTGGCGGCGGGGTTGCGGGCGGAGTTGCCCCCTGATTTGCCGTGGTTTTTGCACCGGGGGGAGGGGGGGGTATTCGCCTGGTTATGGCTGCGGGATTTGCCCATCAGCGACTGGGAACTGTATCAGCTCCTGAAACAGGCGGGGGTCATTGTGGTGCCCGGACACACCTTTTTCCCCGGCTTACGGGAGGAATGGCCCCACACCCGCCAGTGTGTGCGCATCAGCCTCACGGCGACGGTGGCCGAGATCGAACGGGGCGTCGAACGGATAGCCCAGGTGGTGCACCAGGTTTATCAACGGTTGCCGGTCAACGTCTAA
- a CDS encoding DUF2808 domain-containing protein, whose amino-acid sequence MWQRWFLASIAVGSVLLMPAVGRAQGSGWTLWGGPKKELRYSADSGRIGDWDRYYLQVPRQRIAISEYHISYPENFRGEFDTKAVEVLRSRTQQKFRIGEVVWDRENRELRIAMAEPVPADTPVEIILSNVRNPRNIGMFFFNLRVLSPGDIPLPRPVGTWVIMVSSN is encoded by the coding sequence ATGTGGCAACGGTGGTTCTTGGCGAGTATAGCGGTGGGGAGCGTCCTGCTGATGCCGGCAGTAGGGCGGGCGCAGGGTTCCGGCTGGACCCTCTGGGGAGGCCCCAAGAAGGAATTGCGTTACAGCGCCGATTCGGGCCGGATCGGTGATTGGGACCGCTACTACCTGCAAGTGCCCCGCCAGCGGATCGCCATCTCCGAATACCACATCAGCTATCCCGAGAACTTCCGGGGTGAGTTTGATACCAAGGCCGTGGAGGTGCTGCGCAGCCGAACCCAACAAAAGTTCCGCATCGGCGAAGTGGTCTGGGACCGGGAAAACCGTGAGCTGCGGATCGCCATGGCCGAACCGGTGCCGGCGGATACCCCGGTGGAAATCATCCTCTCCAACGTGCGCAACCCCCGCAATATCGGTATGTTTTTCTTCAACCTGCGGGTGTTGAGTCCGGGGGATATTCCCCTGCCGCGACCGGTGGGTACCTGGGTGATCATGGTTAGCTCTAACTAG